In the Rhizobium sp. Pop5 genome, one interval contains:
- a CDS encoding multiubiquitin domain-containing protein, with protein sequence MVNEQPNKTVTIVVEGTEHDWPKGDISYAEVVTLEVPDYAQHPEVTYSVRYKRGQGNKPEGTLAPGASVKVKEGMIFSVSETGQS encoded by the coding sequence ATGGTTAACGAACAGCCCAACAAGACGGTCACTATCGTCGTCGAGGGTACCGAACACGATTGGCCCAAGGGCGACATCAGCTATGCGGAGGTGGTGACGCTTGAGGTTCCGGATTACGCCCAGCACCCTGAGGTCACCTACTCGGTACGCTATAAGCGCGGCCAGGGCAATAAGCCCGAAGGTACGCTCGCGCCGGGCGCCTCGGTCAAAGTCAAAGAAGGGATGATCTTCAGTGTTTCGGAAACTGGTCAGTCGTAA
- a CDS encoding TM0106 family RecB-like putative nuclease has translation MRLIGDLLRLSASDLMRFKGCRHATALDLRLIEVGDLKPDEDGPEAELLQKQGDDHELAFLDRLKADGHSVIEIPKDKISLEESVRLTLEAMRTGPDIIYQGALLDGAWGGYSDFLERVERPSDLGAWSYEVVDTKLKRKPDPKHVLQLCLYSDLIEKVQGVAPEAAHLQLGDGSRFTVRLSEVSAYARHARRMLEVFLMERPETRSEPVSACTLCRWSSHCAEQWEADDSLALVAGISRSQRQRLEAVGITTMAALAVSKDRVPKMAAETQRKLVSQAQLQSARRAGGPPAFELRNTEPGKGFGLLPAPDDGDVFYDIEGDPYFPGGLEYLHGVWYREKNEWAFRAFWAHTREDEGRSVADLLTFLVEHMRRHPNAHVYHYANYEIAALRRLTAQHRTCEAAVDQLQRERRFVDLFKVVSGGMIASEKGYSIKDLEAFYMKKRAGDVATAGSSVVFYEEWRHTGEQRLLDEIHDYNRTDCISTQLLRDWLVRDVRPTGMAWPVLGEVPEGGSLSNIEAEDEEIRVLRAKLQPVRERLGDQVADLLLDLSQFHKREDKPAYWAIFDRLAQESEELLDDLECIQGLEAVSEPVQVTKQSFERTYRFPQQETKLRAGKSPCLKPAAMPEDVNLRSIDHDTNTLVLRRSTAKGPLPDRLDLLPPRPLRNNVLKDAIAAVTEEIIANTGRVPAIEDILTRSRPRFVDGLRSPGVISGDDLSVETSRAIAAMADSTLAIQGPPGSGKTYVSALSIVDLVRAGKRVAVSSNSHKAISNLLKAVADRARVEGMNCRLVQKTSDDGDEEAYPGIVFVSDNDAPEIASAHVVGATAWHFARYSDAAFDYLVVDEAGQVSLANILAMARSSRNIVLVGDPMQLPQPLQGTHPGDSGRSCLEYLIDGHRVVPPDRGIFIPVSRRMHPQVCGFISTAVYEGRLRSDDAARSQTLVSRAGIDLLGASMRAVTHAGRSQVSPEEIQAIVARIAEVEGATYRDREGRERIIGNGDILVVAPYNAQVNALRAALPGAVRVGTVDRFQGQEAPICLVSMTTSSGEELPRDISFLFSLNRINVAVSRAQAAAMVFASPLLLETSCRTIEEMSLVNALCILREYGGDSF, from the coding sequence ATGCGACGGCTTTGGATTTACGTTTGATCGAAGTTGGCGACCTTAAGCCCGATGAAGACGGCCCTGAAGCCGAGCTACTCCAGAAGCAGGGCGATGATCACGAACTTGCGTTCCTGGATAGGTTGAAGGCGGATGGCCATAGTGTCATCGAGATTCCGAAGGACAAAATTTCACTGGAAGAGTCGGTACGCCTGACGCTCGAGGCGATGAGGACTGGCCCCGACATCATTTACCAGGGCGCGTTGCTCGATGGCGCATGGGGCGGTTACAGCGACTTCCTTGAACGCGTCGAAAGACCCTCCGACCTCGGCGCGTGGTCGTACGAGGTTGTCGACACCAAGCTGAAGCGGAAGCCTGATCCGAAGCATGTCCTCCAACTCTGTTTGTACAGTGATCTCATCGAAAAAGTACAGGGCGTGGCGCCAGAGGCCGCCCACCTCCAGTTGGGCGACGGTAGCCGCTTCACTGTCCGGCTTTCGGAAGTATCGGCCTATGCACGCCACGCTCGGCGGATGCTGGAGGTGTTTCTCATGGAGCGTCCCGAGACCCGGTCCGAACCCGTGTCGGCGTGCACCCTCTGTCGTTGGAGTAGCCATTGTGCCGAGCAGTGGGAGGCCGACGACAGTCTGGCGCTGGTTGCAGGCATCAGCAGGTCTCAGCGTCAGAGGCTCGAGGCAGTCGGCATTACCACGATGGCCGCTCTTGCTGTATCCAAAGATCGCGTGCCGAAAATGGCGGCCGAAACTCAACGCAAGTTGGTATCTCAGGCTCAGCTGCAGTCGGCGCGCCGAGCTGGTGGGCCGCCGGCCTTCGAGCTCCGAAATACGGAGCCTGGAAAAGGGTTCGGCCTGCTGCCGGCCCCTGATGACGGAGACGTATTCTACGATATCGAGGGCGATCCGTACTTCCCGGGCGGGCTTGAGTACCTACATGGCGTCTGGTACCGCGAAAAGAATGAGTGGGCGTTTCGGGCATTTTGGGCTCATACCCGCGAGGACGAAGGCCGCTCCGTGGCCGACCTGCTGACTTTCCTCGTCGAGCATATGCGGCGGCACCCAAACGCCCACGTATATCACTATGCCAACTACGAGATTGCTGCACTACGGCGGCTGACCGCGCAGCATCGCACCTGCGAGGCCGCGGTTGATCAACTCCAGCGCGAGCGTCGCTTTGTCGATCTATTCAAGGTCGTTTCCGGCGGCATGATCGCATCGGAGAAGGGCTACTCTATCAAAGATCTCGAGGCCTTCTACATGAAGAAGCGTGCGGGTGACGTCGCGACCGCCGGGAGCAGTGTCGTCTTCTACGAGGAGTGGCGCCACACCGGCGAGCAGCGCCTGCTCGACGAAATCCACGACTACAATCGTACAGACTGCATCTCGACACAATTGCTTCGCGATTGGCTTGTCCGCGATGTCCGCCCGACGGGAATGGCTTGGCCAGTCCTTGGCGAGGTGCCCGAAGGCGGATCACTCTCAAATATCGAGGCAGAGGATGAGGAGATCAGAGTCCTACGCGCCAAACTGCAGCCAGTGCGAGAGCGTCTCGGCGACCAAGTGGCCGATTTGCTGCTTGACCTCAGCCAATTCCACAAGCGCGAGGACAAGCCGGCTTATTGGGCGATCTTCGACCGCCTCGCGCAGGAAAGCGAGGAACTACTCGACGACCTCGAATGTATCCAGGGCCTGGAGGCCGTAAGCGAGCCTGTGCAGGTCACGAAGCAGTCCTTCGAACGGACATATCGGTTCCCACAACAGGAGACGAAGCTGCGTGCTGGCAAGAGTCCGTGCTTGAAGCCGGCAGCAATGCCAGAAGACGTTAACCTGCGGTCGATCGACCACGATACGAACACGCTGGTATTGCGTCGCTCAACGGCGAAAGGCCCTCTACCCGATCGCCTTGACCTCTTGCCGCCGAGGCCTCTGCGCAATAACGTCCTGAAGGACGCGATCGCGGCAGTAACCGAGGAAATCATTGCCAATACTGGGCGCGTCCCTGCCATCGAGGACATACTCACCCGCTCCCGGCCCCGGTTCGTGGACGGTTTGCGGTCCCCTGGTGTGATTTCAGGGGACGACCTGTCCGTCGAAACAAGCCGTGCAATCGCTGCAATGGCCGATTCTACGCTGGCAATCCAGGGACCGCCGGGGAGCGGCAAAACGTATGTTAGTGCGCTCTCGATCGTGGACCTTGTCCGGGCAGGCAAGCGTGTCGCCGTGTCCTCGAACAGCCATAAGGCGATTAGCAATTTGCTGAAGGCGGTGGCAGACCGAGCACGGGTGGAGGGCATGAACTGCCGACTCGTTCAGAAGACGTCTGACGACGGCGACGAAGAGGCCTATCCTGGCATTGTTTTTGTGAGCGATAATGACGCGCCTGAGATCGCATCCGCACATGTTGTCGGCGCAACTGCATGGCATTTCGCCCGATACAGCGACGCAGCATTTGACTATTTGGTAGTCGACGAGGCTGGCCAAGTCTCCCTTGCCAACATCCTCGCCATGGCAAGGTCCAGCCGCAACATCGTGCTAGTCGGCGATCCCATGCAACTGCCCCAACCTCTGCAGGGCACCCATCCCGGCGACAGTGGACGTTCGTGCCTCGAATATCTGATCGATGGGCACCGAGTAGTACCACCTGACCGCGGCATTTTCATTCCCGTCAGCCGCCGAATGCACCCGCAGGTCTGCGGTTTCATTTCGACGGCCGTCTACGAGGGGCGGCTCCGCAGCGACGACGCGGCGCGCAGTCAGACGCTTGTCTCGCGCGCTGGTATCGATCTCCTGGGTGCCAGCATGCGCGCCGTCACACATGCCGGTCGGTCTCAGGTGAGCCCCGAGGAAATCCAAGCGATTGTGGCCCGGATAGCGGAGGTCGAGGGCGCGACTTATCGTGATCGCGAAGGCCGCGAGCGTATCATCGGAAACGGCGACATCCTTGTCGTTGCTCCTTACAATGCGCAGGTGAACGCCCTCCGTGCTGCACTTCCGGGCGCGGTGCGGGTCGGCACTGTCGACCGGTTCCAAGGTCAGGAGGCGCCAATCTGTCTCGTATCTATGACGACATCGAGCGGCGAGGAACTACCGCGCGACATCTCTTTTCTATTCTCGCTGAACCGAATCAACGTCGCTGTCTCGCGCGCTCAGGCCGCAGCGATGGTGTTCGCCAGCCCGCTGCTGCTTGAAACATCCTGCCGAACGATCGAAGAAATGTCGTTGGTGAATGCACTTTGCATTCTGCGCGAATACGGGGGTGACAGTTTCTGA